One Actinosynnema pretiosum DNA segment encodes these proteins:
- a CDS encoding NADH-quinone oxidoreductase subunit G, producing MTIAPDKSSEVVVPEGHVKLVIDGSDVVAPKGELLIRTAERLGIVVPRFCDHPLLEPAGACRQCLVEVEMGGRPMPKPQASCTMTVADGMVVKTQLTSPVADKAQQGVMELLLINHPLDCPICDKGGECPLQNQALKHGRADSRFVEPKRTFPKPIAISTQVLLDRERCVLCQRCTRFSAQIAGDPFIELLERGAQQQIGVAEEKPFQSYFSGNTIQICPVGALTSAAYRFRARPFDLVSTPGVCEHCSSGCAERTDFRRGKVQRKLAGDDPEVNEEWICDRGRFAFRYATQEDRFTRPMVRDESGELRPSSWTEALQVAARGLAQARDGKGVGVLAGGRLTLEDSYAYSKFARIALRTNDVDFRARPHSAEEVEFLTSTVLGVTPETGGVTFKGIEAAPAALLVAFEPEEEAPVVFLRLRKAARKRGTKVFHLGQFTTPAVEKTLGTLLACVPGGEPAALNALPEHAADVVELLGEPGSVIMVGERAAEVPGLYSAVAALAKRTGAKVAWVPRRAGERGALEAGLLPNLLPGGRLVSDAAARAEVEQAWGLAAGSLPAKPGRDTSGILAEAASGGLDALLVAGVDPFDLPDPALAEQALSAAKFVVSLELRPSAATAHADVVLPIAPAVEKSGTFLNWEGRRREFALTLEGTGALPDGRVLDTLAVEMDADLFTQTPAAAAADLARLGRGTVQAGAPTVSAPLLPQPKSGQAVLATWRRLLDNGSMQDGEPNLKGTARPTAAWLSEATARDLGVVPGAEVTVSTERGEVVLPVAVADLPDGVVWLPGNSGESTVRRTLVAGHGSVVAVSPGGRA from the coding sequence ATGACCATCGCGCCGGACAAGAGCTCGGAGGTCGTGGTCCCCGAGGGCCACGTCAAGCTCGTCATCGACGGGTCCGACGTCGTCGCCCCCAAGGGCGAGCTGCTGATCCGCACCGCGGAGCGGCTGGGCATCGTGGTGCCGCGCTTCTGCGACCACCCGCTGCTGGAGCCCGCTGGCGCCTGCCGCCAGTGCCTGGTCGAGGTCGAGATGGGCGGTCGGCCCATGCCGAAGCCGCAGGCCTCCTGCACCATGACCGTCGCCGACGGCATGGTCGTCAAGACCCAGCTCACCTCGCCCGTCGCCGACAAGGCGCAGCAGGGCGTGATGGAGCTGCTGCTGATCAACCACCCGCTGGACTGCCCGATCTGCGACAAGGGCGGCGAGTGCCCCCTGCAGAACCAGGCGCTCAAGCACGGCCGGGCCGACTCGCGGTTCGTCGAGCCGAAGCGGACCTTCCCCAAGCCGATCGCCATCTCCACCCAGGTGCTGCTGGACCGGGAGCGCTGCGTGCTCTGCCAGCGCTGCACCCGGTTCTCGGCGCAGATCGCGGGCGACCCGTTCATCGAGCTGCTGGAGCGCGGCGCGCAGCAGCAGATCGGCGTGGCCGAGGAGAAGCCGTTCCAGTCGTACTTCTCCGGCAACACCATCCAGATCTGCCCGGTCGGCGCGCTCACCAGCGCCGCCTACCGGTTCCGGGCCCGCCCGTTCGACCTGGTGTCCACCCCCGGCGTGTGCGAGCACTGCTCGTCGGGCTGCGCCGAGCGCACCGACTTCCGGCGCGGCAAGGTGCAGCGCAAGCTGGCGGGCGACGACCCCGAGGTCAACGAGGAGTGGATCTGCGACCGGGGCCGCTTCGCCTTTCGCTACGCCACCCAGGAGGACCGGTTCACCCGGCCCATGGTGCGCGACGAGAGCGGTGAGCTGCGGCCCTCCTCGTGGACCGAGGCGCTCCAGGTCGCCGCGAGGGGCCTCGCGCAGGCCCGCGACGGCAAGGGCGTCGGCGTGCTCGCGGGCGGTCGGCTCACGCTGGAGGACTCCTACGCCTACAGCAAGTTCGCCCGCATCGCGCTGCGCACCAACGACGTCGACTTCCGGGCCCGGCCGCACTCGGCCGAGGAGGTCGAGTTCCTGACCTCCACCGTGCTCGGCGTGACGCCGGAGACCGGCGGGGTGACCTTCAAGGGCATCGAGGCCGCGCCCGCCGCGCTGCTGGTCGCGTTCGAGCCCGAGGAGGAGGCCCCGGTCGTCTTCCTGCGGCTGCGCAAGGCCGCCCGCAAGCGCGGCACGAAGGTCTTCCACCTCGGCCAGTTCACCACCCCGGCCGTGGAGAAGACCCTCGGCACGCTGCTGGCCTGCGTGCCCGGCGGCGAGCCCGCCGCGCTGAACGCGCTGCCCGAGCACGCCGCCGACGTGGTGGAGCTGCTCGGCGAGCCCGGTTCGGTGATCATGGTCGGCGAGCGCGCCGCCGAGGTCCCCGGCCTGTACTCGGCGGTGGCCGCGCTGGCCAAGCGCACCGGGGCGAAGGTGGCCTGGGTGCCGCGCCGCGCCGGTGAGCGGGGCGCGCTCGAAGCCGGCCTGCTGCCGAACCTGCTGCCCGGCGGACGGCTCGTCTCGGACGCCGCCGCGCGCGCCGAGGTCGAGCAGGCGTGGGGCCTCGCGGCCGGTTCGCTGCCCGCCAAGCCCGGTCGCGACACCTCCGGCATCCTCGCCGAGGCCGCCTCGGGCGGGCTCGACGCGCTGCTGGTGGCGGGCGTCGACCCGTTCGACCTGCCCGACCCCGCGCTCGCCGAGCAGGCGCTGTCCGCCGCGAAGTTCGTGGTGAGCCTGGAGCTGCGGCCCAGCGCCGCGACCGCGCACGCCGACGTGGTGCTGCCGATCGCGCCCGCCGTGGAGAAGTCCGGCACGTTCCTCAACTGGGAGGGCCGCCGCCGCGAGTTCGCGCTGACCCTGGAGGGCACCGGCGCGCTGCCCGACGGCCGGGTGCTCGACACCCTGGCCGTCGAGATGGACGCCGACCTGTTCACCCAGACCCCCGCCGCCGCGGCCGCCGACCTCGCGCGCCTGGGCCGGGGCACCGTCCAGGCGGGCGCGCCGACGGTCAGCGCGCCGCTGCTGCCGCAGCCCAAGAGCGGGCAGGCGGTGCTGGCGACCTGGCGCAGGCTGCTGGACAACGGGTCCATGCAGGACGGCGAGCCGAACCTGAAGGGCACCGCCCGGCCCACGGCGGCCTGGCTGTCCGAGGCGACCGCGCGCGACCTGGGCGTCGTGCCCGGCGCCGAGGTCACCGTCTCGACCGAGCGGGGTGAGGTCGTGCTGCCCGTCGCGGTGGCGGACCTGCCCGACGGCGTCGTGTGGCTGCCCGGCAACTCGGGCGAGTCGACCGTTCGCCGGACCCTCGTGGCAGGCCACGGTTCCGTGGTGGCCGTTTCTCCCGGAGGCAGGGCATGA